A stretch of the Candidatus Cetobacterium colombiensis genome encodes the following:
- the yqeC gene encoding selenium cofactor biosynthesis protein YqeC: MSELFNIKKGDIISITGAGGKTSLMFYLANKLKEKGSVLVATTTKIFKPETIENNSFIFIYPEEIESLSPQDNFIHVFCPKIENNKICSADFSDLNRLKAFFDFILIEADGSANKPLKGWKDNEPNIYPKTTKTIAVVDITALNKEKNPNTIHRFDLFQKQYPNLNKTIEKNDYIGYINSNTFFKGSFQEKILFFNKIESLDSFENFFNIVNNIDFNSKIYFGSILEKEIFLFKNITPIILAAGFSKRFLGNKLEFKLKNNKSILEKTLSNISKLNFKEKILIGKNTSQKELSKKYNFIYVNNIAPELGQSHSVILGAQKATLNGFLFIPGDMPFLTKKTIITLVYKFQSHNQIIVPFVNNEKKAPVLFPYYYLKDLINLKGDNGGRKILKKEKFIKCNFENSLEFFDIDTQEDLKKIELLED, from the coding sequence ATGTCAGAACTTTTTAATATAAAAAAAGGAGATATCATCTCTATTACTGGAGCTGGAGGAAAAACTTCTCTAATGTTTTATCTCGCCAATAAATTAAAAGAAAAAGGTTCTGTGTTAGTTGCTACTACTACAAAAATTTTCAAACCTGAAACAATAGAAAATAATAGTTTTATTTTCATATATCCTGAGGAGATAGAATCTTTATCTCCTCAGGATAATTTTATACATGTATTTTGCCCTAAAATTGAAAATAATAAAATTTGTAGTGCTGATTTTTCTGACTTAAATCGTTTAAAGGCATTTTTCGACTTCATTCTTATAGAAGCCGATGGCAGTGCTAATAAGCCTTTAAAAGGTTGGAAAGATAATGAACCCAATATCTATCCTAAAACAACTAAAACTATTGCTGTAGTAGATATTACAGCTTTAAATAAAGAAAAAAATCCCAATACTATACATAGATTTGATTTATTTCAAAAACAATATCCAAATCTTAATAAAACTATTGAAAAAAATGATTATATAGGTTATATTAATTCCAATACTTTTTTTAAAGGCTCTTTCCAAGAAAAAATATTATTTTTTAATAAAATAGAGTCTTTAGATTCTTTTGAAAATTTTTTCAATATTGTAAATAATATTGATTTTAATTCTAAAATTTATTTTGGTTCTATTTTAGAAAAAGAAATTTTTCTTTTTAAAAATATTACCCCAATTATTTTAGCTGCTGGATTTTCAAAAAGATTTTTAGGAAATAAACTAGAATTTAAATTAAAAAATAATAAAAGCATATTAGAAAAAACTCTTTCTAATATTTCTAAATTAAATTTTAAAGAAAAAATATTAATTGGAAAAAACACTTCCCAAAAGGAATTAAGTAAAAAATATAATTTTATCTATGTAAATAATATTGCTCCTGAATTAGGTCAGAGTCATTCTGTAATTTTAGGCGCACAAAAGGCAACCCTTAATGGATTTCTTTTTATTCCTGGAGATATGCCTTTTTTAACAAAAAAAACTATTATTACTTTAGTTTATAAATTTCAAAGTCACAACCAAATTATTGTTCCTTTTGTTAATAATGAAAAAAAGGCTCCTGTACTTTTTCCTTATTATTATCTTAAAGATTTAATAAATTTAAAAGGAGACAATGGTGGAAGAAAAATTTTAAAAAAAGAAAAATTTATAAAATGTAATTTTGAAAACTCATTGGAGTTTTTTGATATAGATACACAAGAAGATTTAAAAAAAATAGAATTACTGGAGGACTAA